The Metarhizium brunneum chromosome 3, complete sequence DNA window CGACTTTTACGCCGACGGGTGTGACAAGTCGTCTGTTATTATTGTGCctgcagatgatgaagagcagGAACAGAGTGCAGACGAGGCACACACCGGGCAAgactttgcctttgccccAGAACTAGTGAAAACCAGCTCTCCCAGCAAGGATATTGAGGAGCTAATGGCCAAGTCTGAGTCACCTTCGAAAGCAGCTGTTCTGCGGCCCATTGAAGGCACTGGCGAAAGTTTTGATCTGTGGGAGAGCGGGAGCGCACAGGATGAAACAGAGCTCTCATGACACGTTTTTTGTTATGCTTATGAGTAGACGATGATTGGGCTTTGGCTTTATTGCGGCGTATTTTTGTGTCGGTTTCGttttttttgggttttgGGCTTAGGTTTGTGTCTGGGCTGGTTATTCGGTAGCAATTGGTGTTTGGCGTTTTCATCATCGGTGTCTGAGCGGTGACCCGGAGTAGTGGGTATTGCGGTGCCTGCCTTGTTAATCAGTGCGATAATTTGAATTGTTTTGGTCCGAATCAGTGCTTGACAAAGGTGCGAGGTGCATGAATTCCATTTGCGCAAAGTGAATCGACTCGACATCAATGTGTCCACCGCATGCGGCTACACGCCTAGGTGAGACTGACTGACAGCCTTCCCCACCACCTCCCACCCACTCTCCTCCATCCCTCGACGCCACCAAGTTCCGCCATCAACCTCATGTGCCACGACTCGCACTTGGACAGCGGCTGCTCAACATGGCATCTATCAGCGATCTTGCCACCGCGGCAATGGCCTCAGATACACCGTCTAATGTGAAGCGCGGCGCGTTCATCGTGCTAGAGGGCTTGGACCGCAGCGGCAAGACGACGCAGGTGAAGCTTTTGGAGCAGCGGTTCGTCGAGGAGGGGAAGAAGGTCAGGGTGATGAGGTTTCCTGGTACGCgtcccccccccctctcttTTGCCTTTCATTCTTTCcatcttttttctttatttggCATATAGCTCTCATGGATCTATTCGTCGTGCTTGCGTCATGGTGTTTTGCCTCGCGACGAGAGTGACGGGCGTGTGCTAACCGTCTGTAGATAGGACGACGCCAATCGGCCAGATGATTGATGCGTATTTGAAGAGCGATGTGCAGATGGAGGACCACGTTATTCATTTGCTATTTAGTGCAAATCGCTGGGAGGCAGTGTgagtgaaaaaaaaaaaacccaacCCGCGCGTTGGCGAGCCATGATGAATACTCGAAGCGCGGGCTTATCCGGGCTTTGCTTCACAAGAGCGTGCATGAATGATGGTGTTTGTGGTTGATTTATACGTGGGACGTTTCAGCTGCTGACTTTTGACCCAGGGACCAGATCAAGTCCCTCCTTGCGGCGGGCACAACCGTGATATCGGACCGCTTCTATCACTCCGGCATCGTGTACTCTGCCGCCAAGCTGAACCCTTCGCTCCCGCTGTCGTGGGCGCGCGCACCGGAGCGCGGGCTGCCGCGGCCGGACGTAGTTCTGTTCCTGGATCTGGACGAGGAGACGGCCAGGGCCCgcggcggctggggcggcGAGCTCTACGAGAAGGCTGAGATGCAGAAGAGGGTGCGGGAGCTGTTCTGGGGTCTGAGCATGGGCGGCAAGGACATCCAGGGACAGGAGATgctggccgggctggggGGGCTGGAGGGCGCGCAGTGGaggcaggaggaggaggacctggtggtggttgatgcGGGAGGGAGCgtggaggaggtggcggACAGGATTTGGGGCACGGTGGAGGGGAGAGTTGCGCAGGTTGAGAGGGGGGAGGTGGGCAGGACGGTGAGGATTGTGCAGTAGTCGGGTGGTGAAGTTGATGTATTTGAGGCGCAATGGTGGTCGGCTAGGGTTTGGGTCGGGGTGTCGGAATCGACGGATGGGCTGAAGTCGTGTGGAAATACAGGGCGCTGAAGATAGTCGGGCATGCCTCATGGTGCAACAGTTACGGGCATTTACCGCTTCACGCTCTTGGTCGGAGTTTATATGTCTTTGGTCGTTTTATTTATAGTTCAACGCAAGAGCCTGCGAACCCGCCGACGCCTACGGCAATCCCAGACTACATGGTACAGGAATCGCCTCTTGACACTTGAAACAGTGTGTAAAATTAGGAGTTGATGTGTGTTGATCAATACGTATTTCTGCCTGTTGGGTTTATTCTGTGCCTGGTCGTGGGTAATCAAGGGAGTCGGTACAGAGTAGTACCTGTGAGGCTGTGAACAAGAGAGGGCAGTCTGGCGTTTATTTAGAATCAAGACTTGGGTAtattgtatatatatatatgtgtgtgtgtgtgtgtgttgtATCATGAATTGGTGTCACAAGCAGCGGAACACATCTAAGAAGCGGGATATCCTCCATGGACTTCATCCTGCCCATGTGCATGGGGGGTTTCGATTAACGTGCGGCATGACGTCACGGTGCTGCGagcttaaaataaaaatactACAACGGTATTTACCGTGGCGGCGGGACAGCATGGCACAGGAGAGAAATAAAAAACGACAGGAAGAGAGCACTACAGAAGACGAGACTGCGGCTTAATTGAGAATGACTACTTTTATTCAATGCTGGTACTTGATCTTCATCGCGGCGGACgtggcagcaacggcggaAGCCATCCGACGATGACTCGCCGCATCAAGACGTCTGCAACGCCAAGCCGGCTCCGTCCACCGCAATCGGCATTCGGCATGTTGGACAAAAGCTGCGGGACACACACGCacaaaaaaaacacaaagcTCCACAGGAATTCCCAACGACCAGACGTCTGAGTCACCTCGACGATTCCCATTCTCACTGCACTACATACACAACTCCCCCTCAGTAGCGGTGATAGCATTGGAAAAACCCGCACGCGCCCGCCATGCCCAACGACAACGACTACATCCTCACGCTCTCGTGCCCCGACAAGCCGGGCATCGTCCACGCCGTGACGGCCGTCTTCGCCGGCCACGGGCACAACGTGCTCGACCTCCAGCAGTTCAGCGACCCCGCGTCGCGGCGCTTCTTCATGCGCGTGCACTTTGGGCccaaggccggcgccgtcacggccgagCACCTCGCGCGGCCGTTtgacgagctggccgccgcgtACGAGATGGCCTACGACATCCGCCCCGTGGCGCAGAAGATGAAGGTGCTCATCATGGTGTCCAAGATTGGGCACTGCCTCAACGACCTGCTGTTTCGCATGAAGACGGGGCAGCTGAAGATGGAGGTGCCCGTCATCGTCTCCAACCACGCCGACTACGAGCCCCTCGCCGCCTCGTACGGCATCGAGTTCCACCACCTCCCCGTCACAAAGGACACCAAGGCGCAGCAGGAGGCGCGGGTGCTCGACCTCGTGAGGCGGCACGGCATCGAGCTCGTCGTGCTCGCGCGCTACATGCAGGTGCTCTCGCCGACGCTCTGCGAGGCCATGTCGGGTcgcatcatcaacatccaccACAGCTTCCTGCCGTCCTTCAAGGGCGCCAAGCCGTACCACCAGGCGTACGAGCGCGGCGTCAAGATCATCGGCGCCACGGCGCACTTTGTCACGGCCGACCTGGACGAGGGCCCCATCATTGAGCAGCGCGTCGCGCGCGTCGACCACAGCATGGGGCCGCAGgagctggtggaggaggggTCCAATGTCGAGAGCCAGGTGCTGGCCGCGGCGGTGCGGTGGTACGCGGACCGGAGGGTGTTTCTGAACGGCTCCAAGACGGTGGTGTTTGGGTGATGGCTGGCTCGCGGGGGGCTTGGAAATGGTTGTGCGTTTGTTTGTTGGGGCTAGATGGGGTATTTGGATATCACGGCATGTTTTGGTGAATTGCGGGCAAAATAGAGTGTTGGTTGGGTACTTAAGGCATGCTATGGGTGAGTGCATCGACGGACATGATTCTGTATATAAACAGATATAAACAGGGCTGAAGACAACGGATTGGCCATGTCTACTGCACGTGGACGTGTGGTTGTGATAGACGAGTCCGCGGCATCCGGTTCACGCATCACACCCGTTCACGATGGACTACTCGGTAAACACagggaaaaccaaggacggTGTGGCGTCTTTTTATTTCGTATCCGATCAATAGCATGACTCCAGTTTCACAATCGACTAGTATACagggaaaaccaaggacggTGTGGCGTCTTTTTATTTCATATCCGATCAATAGCATAACTCCAGCTTCACAATCGACTAGTATACATGGAAAAACCAACGCGGTGCAGTAC harbors:
- the purU gene encoding Formyltetrahydrofolate deformylase — protein: MPNDNDYILTLSCPDKPGIVHAVTAVFAGHGHNVLDLQQFSDPASRRFFMRVHFGPKAGAVTAEHLARPFDELAAAYEMAYDIRPVAQKMKVLIMVSKIGHCLNDLLFRMKTGQLKMEVPVIVSNHADYEPLAASYGIEFHHLPVTKDTKAQQEARVLDLVRRHGIELVVLARYMQVLSPTLCEAMSGRIINIHHSFLPSFKGAKPYHQAYERGVKIIGATAHFVTADLDEGPIIEQRVARVDHSMGPQELVEEGSNVESQVLAAAVRWYADRRVFLNGSKTVVFG
- the tmp1 gene encoding Thymidylate kinase, whose translation is MASISDLATAAMASDTPSNVKRGAFIVLEGLDRSGKTTQVKLLEQRFVEEGKKVRVMRFPDRTTPIGQMIDAYLKSDVQMEDHVIHLLFSANRWEAVDQIKSLLAAGTTVISDRFYHSGIVYSAAKLNPSLPLSWARAPERGLPRPDVVLFLDLDEETARARGGWGGELYEKAEMQKRVRELFWGLSMGGKDIQGQEMLAGLGGLEGAQWRQEEEDLVVVDAGGSVEEVADRIWGTVEGRVAQVERGEVGRTVRIVQ